A single Panthera uncia isolate 11264 chromosome E2 unlocalized genomic scaffold, Puncia_PCG_1.0 HiC_scaffold_19, whole genome shotgun sequence DNA region contains:
- the LOC125915729 gene encoding nuclear receptor coactivator 5-like, with product MSSVARRRRRQYGTSSVAKSSKPYKPLLPTSYSPQEGYLEEGEDMLSIKELWQNVADYSKRNEENHERYQSTQLGDASGRNTWKEELFQHFYQVVQKARDREKPSDCVIVSINNEQRDYATGIGHQLQDHGLMVEMIHLSSESSLTRALQEVKDDGSPFCILVEQSNVELSSCTVIILDESIKIHRHMPLEDALVLVAKEYRRYFSKREQQEHAGIALRAGDLLDDFLARECLPSYSVPLGIQHLVFLLTEGKHLRGNELNLLIDYLKTRKGQLKGFETPKSLAGSDHPSFQGRNTPVVGKPPPLLPTPGKGSFSGPHPPFPARPPLLGDRPGGALLSLPGLVSPKGLFVPPLLPAAPSRRPVPLRCPHPKRAKRPLLGEKPGLLAPPPDLQSVLLRQAAQSTSLLN from the exons CAGCAAGCCGTATAAACCTTTGCTGCCGACTTCTTATTCTCCCCAAGAGGGCTACTTAGAGGAGGGTGAAGACATGCTAAG CATTAAAGAATTATGGCAGAATGTGGCTGATTattcaaaaaggaatgaagagaacCATGAGCGATACCAGTCCACTCAGTTAG GGGATGCCAGCGGCAGGAACACATGGAAAGAAGAGCTTTTCCAGCACTTTTATCAAGTGGTTCAGAAAGCCCGTGATCGAGAGAAGCCTTCAGATTGCGTTATTGTTTCTATCAACAACGAACAGAG ggacTACGCAACAGGCATAGGTCATCAGTTGCAGGATCATGGCCTTATGGTGGAAATGATTCACCTCTCCTCGGAATCGAGTCTTACGCGAGCACTCCAGGAAGTTAAAGATGATGGGTCCCCGTTTTGCATTCTTGTCGAACAGTCTAATGTAGAACTTTCCTCTTGCACCGTAATTATACTTGATGAGTCTATCAAAA TACATCGTCATATGCCTCTGGAAGATGCCCTGGTGCTGGTAGCTAAAGAATACAGGAGATATTTCTCTAAACGGGAGCAGCAGGAACATGCTGGAATTGCTCTGCGGGCTGGAGATCTCCTGGACGACTTCTTGGCTCGGGAGTGCCTTCCCAGCTACTCTGTCCCTTTGGGCATTCAGCACCTTGTCTTCCTGTTGACTGAGGGAAAGCATTTGCGTGGGAATGAGTTAAACCTGCTCATTGACTACCTGAAGACCAGGAAAGGGCAACTGAAAG gCTTTGAGACGCCCAAGTCTTTGGCTGGCAGTGATCATCCCTCATTTCAAGGCAGGAATACCCCAGTGGTGGGCAAGCCGCCTCCACTTCTTCCAACCCCTGGAAAGGGATCCTTCTCAGGCCCTCATCCCCCCTTTCCTGCCAGGCCCCCATTGTTAGGGGACAGACCAGGAGGGGCCCTCCTTTCACTACCAG GATTGGTCAGCCCCAAAGGTCtgtttgtccctcccctgcttccagcAGCCCCCTCCAGGAGACCTGTTCCTTTGCGATGCCCCCATCCCAAGCGTGCGAAGCGCCCACTACTTGGGGAGAAGCCAGGCCTTCTAGCACCACCGCCAG ATCTCCAGTCAGTGCTGCTCAGGCAGGCAGCTCAATCCACGTCTTTGCTGAACTAA